One genomic region from Manis pentadactyla isolate mManPen7 chromosome 12, mManPen7.hap1, whole genome shotgun sequence encodes:
- the PLPPR2 gene encoding phospholipid phosphatase-related protein type 2 isoform X2, with amino-acid sequence MAGGRPQLKRSFSIIPCFVFVESVLLGIVILLAYRLEFTDTFPVHTQGFFCYDSTYAKPYPGPEAASRAPPALIYALVTAGPILTILLGELARAFFPAPPSAIPVIRESTIVSGACCRFSPPLRRLVRFLGVYSFGLFTTTIFANAGQVVTGNPTPHFLSVCRPNYTALGCPPPSLERPEPDRFVTDQGACAGSPSLVAAARRAFPCKDAALCAYAVTYTAGSRLVKPSLCLALLCPAFLVGVVRVAEYRNHWSDVLAGFLTGAAIATFLVSCVVHNFQSRLPSGRRLSPWEDLGQAPTMESPLEKLSVAQEPEACRPHSTPARLTPSKPQNCTRRGHLIPSCVSSRAPAMCSSPRVPRPRLRSEPTPLPLPLPLPAPAPSQGPSPSSPGPGGPGGGGGRGRKLLLPTPLLRDLYTLSGLYPSPFHRDNFSPYLFASRDHLL; translated from the exons ATGGCGGGAGGGAGACCCCAGCTGAAGAGGAGTTTCTCCATCATTCCCTGCTTTGTCTTCGTGGAG TCGGTGCTGCTGGGCATCGTGATCCTGCTGGCTTACCGCCTCGAGTTCACGGACACCTTCCCTGTGCACACCCAGGGCTTCTTCTGCTACGATAGTACCTACGCCAAGCCCTACCCGGGCCCTGAGGCTGCCAGCCGAGCGCCTCCCGCACTCATCTACGCTCTCGTCACCGCTGGGCCCATCCTCACG ATCCTGCTGGGGGAGCTGGCCCGTGCCTTCTTCCCTGCACCACCCTCAGCCATCCCCGTCATCCGGGAGAGCACCATCGTGTCGGGGGCCTGCTGCCGCTTCAGCCCCCCCCTGCGGAGGCTGGTCCGCTTCCTGG gggtCTACTCCTTTGGCCTCTTCACCACGACTATCTTCGCCAACGCGGGGCAGGTGGTGACCGGCAACCCCACGCCGCACTTTCTGTCAGTGTGCCGCCCCAACTACACGGCCCTGGGCTGTCCGCCACCCTCGCTGGAGCGCCCAGAGCCCGACCGCTTCGTCACGGACCAGGGTGCCTGCGCCGGCAGCCCCAGCCTGGTGGCTGCGGCGCGCCGTGCCTTCCCCTGCAAGGATGCCGCCCTTTGCGCCTACGCGGTCACCTACACGGCG GGCTCCCGCCTGGTCAAACCCTCACTCTGCCTGGCCCTGCTGTGCCCTGCCTTCCTGGTGGGCGTGGTCCGCGTGGCTGAGTACCGCAACCACTGGTCGGACGTTCTGGCTGGCTTCCTTACCGGGGCAGCCATCGCCACCTTTCTG gtcaGCTGTGTCgtgcacaacttccagagccgGCTGCCTTCTGGCCGAAGGCTCTCCCCCTGGGAGGACTTGGGCCAAGCCCCCACCATGGAGAGCCCCCTCGAAAAGTTAAGTGTGGCCCAG GAACCCGAGGCCTGCAGGCCGCATTCGACACCGGCACGGCTCACCCCATCCA AGCCGCAGAACTGCACCCGCCGTGGCCACCTGATCCCCAGCTGCGTGTCCTCCAGGGCTCCAGCCATGTGTTCGTCGCCCCGTGTGCCGCGCCCTCGGTTGAGGTCTGAGCCGACAccgctgcccctgcccctgcctctgcctgcaccagctcccagccagggcccctcaccctcctccccgGGGCCTGGGGGGCCAGGTGGGGGAGGCGGACGTGGTCGGAAGCTGCTGCTGCCCACACCTCTACTGCGGGACCTGTACACCCTGAGCGGACTCTACCCCTCCCCTTTTCACCGGGACAACTTCAGCCCTTACCTATTTGCCAGCCGTGACCACCTGCTGTGa
- the PLPPR2 gene encoding phospholipid phosphatase-related protein type 2 isoform X3, whose amino-acid sequence MAGGRPQLKRSFSIIPCFVFVEGFFCYDSTYAKPYPGPEAASRAPPALIYALVTAGPILTILLGELARAFFPAPPSAIPVIRESTIVSGACCRFSPPLRRLVRFLGVYSFGLFTTTIFANAGQVVTGNPTPHFLSVCRPNYTALGCPPPSLERPEPDRFVTDQGACAGSPSLVAAARRAFPCKDAALCAYAVTYTAMYVTLVFRVKGSRLVKPSLCLALLCPAFLVGVVRVAEYRNHWSDVLAGFLTGAAIATFLVSCVVHNFQSRLPSGRRLSPWEDLGQAPTMESPLEKLSVAQEPEACRPHSTPARLTPSKPQNCTRRGHLIPSCVSSRAPAMCSSPRVPRPRLRSEPTPLPLPLPLPAPAPSQGPSPSSPGPGGPGGGGGRGRKLLLPTPLLRDLYTLSGLYPSPFHRDNFSPYLFASRDHLL is encoded by the exons ATGGCGGGAGGGAGACCCCAGCTGAAGAGGAGTTTCTCCATCATTCCCTGCTTTGTCTTCGTGGAG GGCTTCTTCTGCTACGATAGTACCTACGCCAAGCCCTACCCGGGCCCTGAGGCTGCCAGCCGAGCGCCTCCCGCACTCATCTACGCTCTCGTCACCGCTGGGCCCATCCTCACG ATCCTGCTGGGGGAGCTGGCCCGTGCCTTCTTCCCTGCACCACCCTCAGCCATCCCCGTCATCCGGGAGAGCACCATCGTGTCGGGGGCCTGCTGCCGCTTCAGCCCCCCCCTGCGGAGGCTGGTCCGCTTCCTGG gggtCTACTCCTTTGGCCTCTTCACCACGACTATCTTCGCCAACGCGGGGCAGGTGGTGACCGGCAACCCCACGCCGCACTTTCTGTCAGTGTGCCGCCCCAACTACACGGCCCTGGGCTGTCCGCCACCCTCGCTGGAGCGCCCAGAGCCCGACCGCTTCGTCACGGACCAGGGTGCCTGCGCCGGCAGCCCCAGCCTGGTGGCTGCGGCGCGCCGTGCCTTCCCCTGCAAGGATGCCGCCCTTTGCGCCTACGCGGTCACCTACACGGCG ATGTACGTGACACTCGTGTTCCGTGTGAAGGGCTCCCGCCTGGTCAAACCCTCACTCTGCCTGGCCCTGCTGTGCCCTGCCTTCCTGGTGGGCGTGGTCCGCGTGGCTGAGTACCGCAACCACTGGTCGGACGTTCTGGCTGGCTTCCTTACCGGGGCAGCCATCGCCACCTTTCTG gtcaGCTGTGTCgtgcacaacttccagagccgGCTGCCTTCTGGCCGAAGGCTCTCCCCCTGGGAGGACTTGGGCCAAGCCCCCACCATGGAGAGCCCCCTCGAAAAGTTAAGTGTGGCCCAG GAACCCGAGGCCTGCAGGCCGCATTCGACACCGGCACGGCTCACCCCATCCA AGCCGCAGAACTGCACCCGCCGTGGCCACCTGATCCCCAGCTGCGTGTCCTCCAGGGCTCCAGCCATGTGTTCGTCGCCCCGTGTGCCGCGCCCTCGGTTGAGGTCTGAGCCGACAccgctgcccctgcccctgcctctgcctgcaccagctcccagccagggcccctcaccctcctccccgGGGCCTGGGGGGCCAGGTGGGGGAGGCGGACGTGGTCGGAAGCTGCTGCTGCCCACACCTCTACTGCGGGACCTGTACACCCTGAGCGGACTCTACCCCTCCCCTTTTCACCGGGACAACTTCAGCCCTTACCTATTTGCCAGCCGTGACCACCTGCTGTGa
- the PLPPR2 gene encoding phospholipid phosphatase-related protein type 2 isoform X1 translates to MAGGRPQLKRSFSIIPCFVFVESVLLGIVILLAYRLEFTDTFPVHTQGFFCYDSTYAKPYPGPEAASRAPPALIYALVTAGPILTILLGELARAFFPAPPSAIPVIRESTIVSGACCRFSPPLRRLVRFLGVYSFGLFTTTIFANAGQVVTGNPTPHFLSVCRPNYTALGCPPPSLERPEPDRFVTDQGACAGSPSLVAAARRAFPCKDAALCAYAVTYTAMYVTLVFRVKGSRLVKPSLCLALLCPAFLVGVVRVAEYRNHWSDVLAGFLTGAAIATFLVSCVVHNFQSRLPSGRRLSPWEDLGQAPTMESPLEKLSVAQEPEACRPHSTPARLTPSKPQNCTRRGHLIPSCVSSRAPAMCSSPRVPRPRLRSEPTPLPLPLPLPAPAPSQGPSPSSPGPGGPGGGGGRGRKLLLPTPLLRDLYTLSGLYPSPFHRDNFSPYLFASRDHLL, encoded by the exons ATGGCGGGAGGGAGACCCCAGCTGAAGAGGAGTTTCTCCATCATTCCCTGCTTTGTCTTCGTGGAG TCGGTGCTGCTGGGCATCGTGATCCTGCTGGCTTACCGCCTCGAGTTCACGGACACCTTCCCTGTGCACACCCAGGGCTTCTTCTGCTACGATAGTACCTACGCCAAGCCCTACCCGGGCCCTGAGGCTGCCAGCCGAGCGCCTCCCGCACTCATCTACGCTCTCGTCACCGCTGGGCCCATCCTCACG ATCCTGCTGGGGGAGCTGGCCCGTGCCTTCTTCCCTGCACCACCCTCAGCCATCCCCGTCATCCGGGAGAGCACCATCGTGTCGGGGGCCTGCTGCCGCTTCAGCCCCCCCCTGCGGAGGCTGGTCCGCTTCCTGG gggtCTACTCCTTTGGCCTCTTCACCACGACTATCTTCGCCAACGCGGGGCAGGTGGTGACCGGCAACCCCACGCCGCACTTTCTGTCAGTGTGCCGCCCCAACTACACGGCCCTGGGCTGTCCGCCACCCTCGCTGGAGCGCCCAGAGCCCGACCGCTTCGTCACGGACCAGGGTGCCTGCGCCGGCAGCCCCAGCCTGGTGGCTGCGGCGCGCCGTGCCTTCCCCTGCAAGGATGCCGCCCTTTGCGCCTACGCGGTCACCTACACGGCG ATGTACGTGACACTCGTGTTCCGTGTGAAGGGCTCCCGCCTGGTCAAACCCTCACTCTGCCTGGCCCTGCTGTGCCCTGCCTTCCTGGTGGGCGTGGTCCGCGTGGCTGAGTACCGCAACCACTGGTCGGACGTTCTGGCTGGCTTCCTTACCGGGGCAGCCATCGCCACCTTTCTG gtcaGCTGTGTCgtgcacaacttccagagccgGCTGCCTTCTGGCCGAAGGCTCTCCCCCTGGGAGGACTTGGGCCAAGCCCCCACCATGGAGAGCCCCCTCGAAAAGTTAAGTGTGGCCCAG GAACCCGAGGCCTGCAGGCCGCATTCGACACCGGCACGGCTCACCCCATCCA AGCCGCAGAACTGCACCCGCCGTGGCCACCTGATCCCCAGCTGCGTGTCCTCCAGGGCTCCAGCCATGTGTTCGTCGCCCCGTGTGCCGCGCCCTCGGTTGAGGTCTGAGCCGACAccgctgcccctgcccctgcctctgcctgcaccagctcccagccagggcccctcaccctcctccccgGGGCCTGGGGGGCCAGGTGGGGGAGGCGGACGTGGTCGGAAGCTGCTGCTGCCCACACCTCTACTGCGGGACCTGTACACCCTGAGCGGACTCTACCCCTCCCCTTTTCACCGGGACAACTTCAGCCCTTACCTATTTGCCAGCCGTGACCACCTGCTGTGa
- the PLPPR2 gene encoding phospholipid phosphatase-related protein type 2 isoform X5, whose protein sequence is MAGGRPQLKRSFSIIPCFVFVEGFFCYDSTYAKPYPGPEAASRAPPALIYALVTAGPILTILLGELARAFFPAPPSAIPVIRESTIVSGACCRFSPPLRRLVRFLGVYSFGLFTTTIFANAGQVVTGNPTPHFLSVCRPNYTALGCPPPSLERPEPDRFVTDQGACAGSPSLVAAARRAFPCKDAALCAYAVTYTAMYVTLVFRVKGSRLVKPSLCLALLCPAFLVGVVRVAEYRNHWSDVLAGFLTGAAIATFLVSCVVHNFQSRLPSGRRLSPWEDLGQAPTMESPLEKNPRPAGRIRHRHGSPHPSRRTAPAVAT, encoded by the exons ATGGCGGGAGGGAGACCCCAGCTGAAGAGGAGTTTCTCCATCATTCCCTGCTTTGTCTTCGTGGAG GGCTTCTTCTGCTACGATAGTACCTACGCCAAGCCCTACCCGGGCCCTGAGGCTGCCAGCCGAGCGCCTCCCGCACTCATCTACGCTCTCGTCACCGCTGGGCCCATCCTCACG ATCCTGCTGGGGGAGCTGGCCCGTGCCTTCTTCCCTGCACCACCCTCAGCCATCCCCGTCATCCGGGAGAGCACCATCGTGTCGGGGGCCTGCTGCCGCTTCAGCCCCCCCCTGCGGAGGCTGGTCCGCTTCCTGG gggtCTACTCCTTTGGCCTCTTCACCACGACTATCTTCGCCAACGCGGGGCAGGTGGTGACCGGCAACCCCACGCCGCACTTTCTGTCAGTGTGCCGCCCCAACTACACGGCCCTGGGCTGTCCGCCACCCTCGCTGGAGCGCCCAGAGCCCGACCGCTTCGTCACGGACCAGGGTGCCTGCGCCGGCAGCCCCAGCCTGGTGGCTGCGGCGCGCCGTGCCTTCCCCTGCAAGGATGCCGCCCTTTGCGCCTACGCGGTCACCTACACGGCG ATGTACGTGACACTCGTGTTCCGTGTGAAGGGCTCCCGCCTGGTCAAACCCTCACTCTGCCTGGCCCTGCTGTGCCCTGCCTTCCTGGTGGGCGTGGTCCGCGTGGCTGAGTACCGCAACCACTGGTCGGACGTTCTGGCTGGCTTCCTTACCGGGGCAGCCATCGCCACCTTTCTG gtcaGCTGTGTCgtgcacaacttccagagccgGCTGCCTTCTGGCCGAAGGCTCTCCCCCTGGGAGGACTTGGGCCAAGCCCCCACCATGGAGAGCCCCCTCGAAAA GAACCCGAGGCCTGCAGGCCGCATTCGACACCGGCACGGCTCACCCCATCCA AGCCGCAGAACTGCACCCGCCGTGGCCACCTGA
- the PLPPR2 gene encoding phospholipid phosphatase-related protein type 2 isoform X4, with product MAGGRPQLKRSFSIIPCFVFVESVLLGIVILLAYRLEFTDTFPVHTQGFFCYDSTYAKPYPGPEAASRAPPALIYALVTAGPILTILLGELARAFFPAPPSAIPVIRESTIVSGACCRFSPPLRRLVRFLGVYSFGLFTTTIFANAGQVVTGNPTPHFLSVCRPNYTALGCPPPSLERPEPDRFVTDQGACAGSPSLVAAARRAFPCKDAALCAYAVTYTAMYVTLVFRVKGSRLVKPSLCLALLCPAFLVGVVRVAEYRNHWSDVLAGFLTGAAIATFLVSCVVHNFQSRLPSGRRLSPWEDLGQAPTMESPLEKNPRPAGRIRHRHGSPHPSRRTAPAVAT from the exons ATGGCGGGAGGGAGACCCCAGCTGAAGAGGAGTTTCTCCATCATTCCCTGCTTTGTCTTCGTGGAG TCGGTGCTGCTGGGCATCGTGATCCTGCTGGCTTACCGCCTCGAGTTCACGGACACCTTCCCTGTGCACACCCAGGGCTTCTTCTGCTACGATAGTACCTACGCCAAGCCCTACCCGGGCCCTGAGGCTGCCAGCCGAGCGCCTCCCGCACTCATCTACGCTCTCGTCACCGCTGGGCCCATCCTCACG ATCCTGCTGGGGGAGCTGGCCCGTGCCTTCTTCCCTGCACCACCCTCAGCCATCCCCGTCATCCGGGAGAGCACCATCGTGTCGGGGGCCTGCTGCCGCTTCAGCCCCCCCCTGCGGAGGCTGGTCCGCTTCCTGG gggtCTACTCCTTTGGCCTCTTCACCACGACTATCTTCGCCAACGCGGGGCAGGTGGTGACCGGCAACCCCACGCCGCACTTTCTGTCAGTGTGCCGCCCCAACTACACGGCCCTGGGCTGTCCGCCACCCTCGCTGGAGCGCCCAGAGCCCGACCGCTTCGTCACGGACCAGGGTGCCTGCGCCGGCAGCCCCAGCCTGGTGGCTGCGGCGCGCCGTGCCTTCCCCTGCAAGGATGCCGCCCTTTGCGCCTACGCGGTCACCTACACGGCG ATGTACGTGACACTCGTGTTCCGTGTGAAGGGCTCCCGCCTGGTCAAACCCTCACTCTGCCTGGCCCTGCTGTGCCCTGCCTTCCTGGTGGGCGTGGTCCGCGTGGCTGAGTACCGCAACCACTGGTCGGACGTTCTGGCTGGCTTCCTTACCGGGGCAGCCATCGCCACCTTTCTG gtcaGCTGTGTCgtgcacaacttccagagccgGCTGCCTTCTGGCCGAAGGCTCTCCCCCTGGGAGGACTTGGGCCAAGCCCCCACCATGGAGAGCCCCCTCGAAAA GAACCCGAGGCCTGCAGGCCGCATTCGACACCGGCACGGCTCACCCCATCCA AGCCGCAGAACTGCACCCGCCGTGGCCACCTGA
- the EPOR gene encoding erythropoietin receptor, which produces MDHLGAPLWPGVGSVCLLLAGAAWATQPNFPDPNFESKAALLVARRPEELLCFTERLEDLVCFWEEAAGAGVGPENYSFSYQLEGEPRKPCRLHRAPTARGTVRFWCSLPTADTSSFVPLELLVSAAPSGAPLYRRTIHINEVVLLDPPAGLLARRADEGGQVVLRWFPPPGAPMASLIRYEVNISAHNAAGGAQRVEILDGRTECVLSNLRGGTRYTFLVRARMAEPSFGGFWSAWSEPASLLTASDLDPLILTLSLILVLILLLLAVLALLSHRRALKQKIWPGIPGPESEFEGLFTTHKGNFQLWLYQNDGCLWWSHCTPFAEDPPAALEVLSERCWGVIQVVEPGADDEGPLLEPVGSEHVQDTYLVLDKWLLPRSPPSEALPQPGGSLDMAAMDKGSEASSCSSSLAQKPGPEGASATSFEYTILDPSSQLLRPRALPPELPPTPPHLKYLYLVVSDSGISTDYSSGDSQGAQRGSSNGHHSNPYENSLLPAPEPSPSSYVACS; this is translated from the exons ATGGATCATCTCGGGGCACCCCTCTGGCCTGGAGTCGGCTCCGTCTGTCTCCTGCTCGCTGGGGCTGCCTGGGCTACTCAGCCCAACTTCCCGGACCCCAATTTTGAAAGTAAAG CGGCCCTGCTGGTGGCCCGCCGGCCTGAAGAGCTTCTGTGCTTCACGGAGCGGTTGGAGGACTTGGTGTGTTTCTGGGAGGAAGCAGCAGGCGCAGGGGTCGGCCCCGAGAACTACAGCTTCTCCTACCAGCTGGA GGGTGAGCCAAGGAAGCCGTGCCGCCTGCACCGGGCGCCCACGGCCCGTGGCACGGTGCGCTTCTGGTGTTCGTTGCCTACGGCCGACACGTCGAGCTTCGTGCCCTTAGAGCTGCTGGTTTCAGCTGCCCCCTCCGGCGCTCCACTCTACCGCCGCACCATACACATAAACGAAGTGG TGCTCCTGGATCCCCCCGCAGGACTGCTGGCCAGGCGGGCGGATGAGGGCGGCCAAGTGGTACTGCGCTGGTTCCCGCCGCCTGGGGCCCCGATGGCAAGTCTTATCCGCTACGAGGTGAACATCTCTGCGCATAACGCCGCAGGTGGAGCGCAGAGG GTGGAGATCCTGGATGGCCGCACTGAGTGCGTGCTGAGCAACCTGCGGGGAGGAACGCGCTACACCTTCTTGGTACGCGCGCGCATGGCCGAACCCAGCTTCGGCGGCTTCTGGAGCGCCTGGTCCGAGCCTGCGTCGCTGCTGACAGCAAGCG ACTTGGACCCCCTCATCCTGACGCTCTCCCTCATCCTGGTGCTCATCCTGCTGTTGCTGGCTGTGCTCGCCCTGCTCTCCCATCGCCG GGCCCTGAAGCAGAAGATCTGGCCTGGCATCCCAGGCCCTGAGAGTGAGTTTGAGGGCCTCTTCACCACCCACAAGGGAAACTTCCAG CTGTGGCTGTACCAGAATGACGGCTGTCTGTGGTGGAGCCACTGTACCCCCTTTGCAGAGGACCCACCTGCGGCCCTGGAAGTCCTCTCTGAACGCTGCTGGGGGGTGATACAGGTGGTGGAGCCAGGGGCAGATGATGAGGGGCCTCTGCTGGAGCCGGTGGGTAGTGAGCATGTCCAGGACACCTACCTGGTGCTGGACAAGTGGTTGCTGCCCCGGAGCCCACCCAGCGAGGCCCTCCCACAGCCTGGTGGCAGTTTGGACATGGCAGCCATGGACAAAGGCTCAGAAGCATCCTCTTGTTCATCCTCTTTGGCCCAAAAGCCTGGGCCAGAGGGGGCCTCAGCTACCAGCTTTGAGTATACCATCCTAGatcccagctcccagctcctgCGCCCAAGGGCACTGCCCCCTGAActaccccccaccccgccccacctgAAATATTTGTACCTTGTGGTGTCTGACTCTGGCATCTCAACTGATTACAGCTCAGGAGACTCCCAAGGAGCCCAGAGAGGGTCATCCAATGGCCACCACTCCAACCCTTATGAGAAtagcctcctcccagcccccgaACCTTCTCCCTCCAGCTATGTGGCTTGCTCATAG
- the SWSAP1 gene encoding ATPase SWSAP1: MAETLRRVLSRGRAAGPGEENTAEAGPPLLLLGGPGSGKTALLFAAALEAAGEGRGPVLFLTRRPLQSLPHGAGGALDPLRLQKIRFQYPPSTRELLRLLCSVHEIHGPAPSLLLLDGLEEYLAEDPGLQEAAYLAALLLDTATYFSHWVGPGRDCGLIVTLQTQEEGESGDALQLSLFQRYFPAQCWLRPDVLGPGQHGLRVCLEPGGLGPRAEWWVAFRPNGEMTITPWLSQANDPSSDQGV; encoded by the exons ATGGCGGAGACGCTGAGGCGGGTGCTAAGTCGGGGAAGAGCAGCTGGGCCCGGAGAGGAGAATACAGCTGAGGCCGGACCGCCTCTGCTGCTGCTAGGCGGTCCGGGCTCTGGAAAGACAGCGCTGCTATTCGCAGCGGCCCTAGAGGCGGCGGGGGAGGGCCGAGGCCCTGTTCTCTTCCTAACCCGGAGGCCTCTTCAGAGTCTTCCCCACGGCGCTGGAGGCGCACTCGACCCCCTGCGATTACAG AAGATCCGCTTCCAGTATCCACCCTCAACTCGTGAGCTTCTGCGGCTCTTGTGCTCTGTCCATGAGATTCATGGCCCAGCCCCCTCTCTCTTGCTACTGGACGGGCTGGAGGAATACCTAGCGGAAGACCCAGGGCTCCAGGAAGCCGCCTACCTGGCTGCTCTGCTTCTGGACACAGCTACCTACTTCAGCCACTGGGTTGGGCCGGGCCGGGATTGTGGGCTCATTGTGACCCTCCAGacccaggaggagggagaaagtgGAGATGCTCTGCAGCTGTCGCTGTTCCAGCGCTATTTCCCTGCCCAGTGCTGGCTGCGGCCGGATGTACTAGGCCCAGGACAGCACGGCCTCCGGGTCTGCCTTGAGCCAggagggctgggccccagggcAGAGTGGTGGGTGGCTTTCCGACCAAATGGAGAGATGACCATCACCCCATGGCTCAGTCAAGCTAATGACCCCAGCTCAGACCAAGGTGTGTAG